In the Alkaliphilus oremlandii OhILAs genome, one interval contains:
- a CDS encoding putative bifunctional diguanylate cyclase/phosphodiesterase, whose translation MDVKKKSIEFDEKISCLQNQFDNFSDLKKTIHPESEALKIAGLYFLIGVLWILLSDRILGILITDTDMIKEFQLYKGWVYVGITGLIFYRIIKRRISLYSEAIHRAFKSYEELNALHEELIATDEEMLQQYDEIGKHRDALMVSNQRYSLVVEGANDGLWDWDLINETYFFSLKHKGVFGYAPEELENTFEAWKSLFHPEDLKEALEKVAAYLENPKEGIYENIYRIRCKNGEYRWILSRGKAVWEDGKAIRIAGSHTDITEQQNLQNKLHTMAYYDTLTGLYNKEMLKEEMEKLLREAETEKKKMALIYLDIDNFKHINDILGHEIGDKMITYIANILSHQVKAPNLVARLGGDEFAVVLGEIKTIEDVLQEIEKFSSYLRRPWNLNKQEFFISTSIGVALYPDHGKTLATLMQNADTAMFHIKENGRDGVGIYAPYMTEKTLDYIQMSSQLRYGIHNEEFTVYYQPQIDLKTNEVIGTEALIRWLHPKKGFIPPNDFIPFAETTGYITEIEKWVFKTVVEQKVKWQKEGYDNFKVSVNLSSKMLTHPQLLAYIKKILDEYNISGDYIEMEVTETAIIDNLEKATDVLKQLKELNITIALDDFGTGYSSLTYLQKLPIDILKIDRDFIKNIQDINDEAHILKLVIDLAHSLGLKVVAEGVETEAQLDYLRKNHCDIVQGYYFSKPLPEADIKTFLENRKTCL comes from the coding sequence ATGGATGTAAAAAAGAAGAGTATTGAATTTGATGAAAAAATTAGCTGTCTACAAAATCAATTTGATAATTTTTCTGACCTAAAAAAAACAATTCATCCTGAATCTGAAGCGTTAAAAATTGCTGGCCTCTATTTTTTAATCGGCGTTTTGTGGATTCTATTATCGGATCGAATACTAGGCATTCTGATTACAGATACGGATATGATCAAAGAATTTCAACTGTATAAGGGCTGGGTATATGTGGGTATCACAGGGCTGATATTCTATCGGATCATCAAGAGAAGAATTTCTCTTTATAGTGAAGCAATCCATAGGGCCTTTAAAAGTTATGAGGAACTTAACGCCCTTCATGAAGAATTGATCGCAACGGATGAAGAAATGCTTCAACAGTATGATGAAATCGGAAAGCATCGGGATGCATTGATGGTCAGCAATCAGCGATATAGCTTAGTCGTCGAGGGGGCCAATGATGGGCTTTGGGATTGGGATCTTATAAATGAGACGTATTTTTTCTCCTTAAAACATAAGGGTGTATTTGGGTATGCTCCCGAAGAATTGGAAAACACTTTTGAGGCATGGAAAAGTCTGTTTCATCCAGAGGATTTAAAAGAAGCCTTGGAAAAAGTGGCGGCTTATCTTGAAAACCCCAAAGAGGGAATTTACGAAAATATTTATAGAATCCGATGTAAAAATGGGGAATATCGGTGGATTCTCAGTAGAGGAAAAGCGGTATGGGAGGATGGCAAAGCCATACGGATTGCTGGGTCCCATACGGATATAACAGAACAGCAGAATCTACAGAACAAGCTCCATACCATGGCATATTACGATACCCTAACGGGACTTTATAATAAAGAGATGCTAAAGGAAGAAATGGAGAAACTCCTTAGAGAAGCAGAGACCGAGAAAAAAAAGATGGCTTTAATCTACTTGGATATCGATAACTTCAAGCATATCAATGATATTCTTGGTCATGAAATTGGCGATAAAATGATCACCTACATAGCGAATATCTTATCCCATCAAGTGAAAGCACCGAATCTTGTAGCGAGACTGGGTGGCGATGAATTTGCCGTTGTACTAGGGGAAATAAAGACCATAGAAGATGTACTTCAAGAAATAGAGAAATTTTCCAGCTATTTGCGCAGGCCATGGAATTTAAATAAACAAGAATTTTTTATATCCACCAGTATCGGCGTTGCCTTATATCCTGACCACGGCAAAACATTAGCTACACTGATGCAAAACGCAGATACAGCAATGTTCCATATTAAAGAGAATGGTAGGGATGGCGTAGGTATTTACGCACCTTATATGACAGAAAAAACCTTGGACTATATCCAAATGAGCAGCCAACTGAGATATGGCATTCATAATGAAGAATTTACAGTATATTATCAGCCTCAAATTGATTTAAAGACCAATGAAGTGATCGGTACAGAAGCGCTGATTCGTTGGTTACACCCAAAGAAAGGCTTTATACCACCCAATGATTTTATCCCATTCGCTGAGACCACAGGCTATATTACTGAAATTGAAAAATGGGTGTTTAAGACAGTGGTGGAACAAAAGGTCAAATGGCAGAAAGAGGGATACGATAACTTTAAAGTATCCGTAAACTTGTCCAGTAAGATGCTAACCCATCCACAGCTTTTAGCCTATATTAAAAAAATTCTAGACGAGTACAATATCAGTGGCGATTATATTGAAATGGAAGTAACAGAAACAGCCATCATCGATAATTTAGAAAAGGCAACCGATGTGTTAAAGCAATTAAAGGAACTGAATATCACCATTGCATTGGACGATTTCGGTACAGGGTATTCCTCCTTGACATATCTTCAAAAACTGCCAATTGATATACTGAAGATCGATCGAGACTTTATTAAAAACATTCAAGATATTAACGATGAAGCTCATATTTTAAAACTAGTGATTGATTTAGCACATAGTCTGGGACTAAAGGTCGTAGCAGAGGGTGTAGAGACGGAAGCACAATTAGATTATCTGAGAAAGAATCATTGTGATATTGTGCAAGGTTATTACTTTAGTAAACCGTTGCCAGAAGCAGATATAAAAACGTTTTTAGAAAATAGAAAAACCTGCCTATAA
- a CDS encoding aldehyde dehydrogenase: protein MNLYESILLEQKQYLDRVQTIDVAMRIAKLQLLKETIKKQENNIMEALKKDLGKSNFEAFLNEIGFLYKSIDHTKKNLKKWVRPKKIKNDIAQIFGKSLVYPSHYGVVLIIGPYNYPFQLLIEPLIGAIAGGNTAVLKPSEFTPNVEKVIIEIIEAVFERNYVSVVTGDHQVNSALLDLPFDYIFFTGSVPVGKIVMEKASKHLIPVTLELGGKSPVIVHNSANLKIAAKRILWGKLINAGQTCIAPDYVMAHEDIVDELCEVFRKTILEFYGEDPIHSKDFGRIINEKHMNRLAAILEHDREKIIFGGDLHRAERFIAPTLLKDITLEDMSMKEELFGPILPIMSYRTMDDIKTCIAANPKPLALYVFSEDASFSEDIITRFSFGGGCVNDTILHVASNYLPFGGVGTSGIGRYHGKSSFHTFTYEKSIVKKSSKIDMTLLFPPYKNKFNLVKKLIR from the coding sequence ATGAATTTATATGAATCAATTTTATTGGAGCAAAAACAATATTTAGATCGAGTCCAAACAATCGATGTGGCGATGCGCATAGCAAAGCTTCAGTTATTAAAAGAAACTATAAAAAAACAAGAAAACAACATAATGGAAGCCTTAAAAAAAGACTTAGGAAAAAGTAATTTTGAAGCATTTTTAAATGAGATTGGATTCCTGTATAAAAGCATCGATCATACAAAAAAGAATCTAAAGAAATGGGTAAGACCCAAAAAAATCAAAAATGATATCGCCCAAATTTTCGGTAAATCCCTAGTCTATCCTTCTCATTACGGTGTGGTTTTAATCATTGGCCCCTATAATTATCCTTTTCAGCTATTAATAGAACCACTCATCGGCGCTATTGCAGGGGGGAATACCGCAGTTTTAAAACCGTCGGAGTTTACACCGAATGTTGAGAAGGTCATCATTGAAATCATTGAAGCTGTATTTGAAAGAAATTATGTATCCGTCGTGACAGGGGATCATCAGGTGAATAGTGCTCTACTGGATCTACCCTTCGACTATATTTTCTTTACCGGTAGCGTTCCTGTAGGGAAAATCGTGATGGAGAAAGCAAGTAAGCATCTAATCCCTGTGACCCTAGAGCTGGGAGGGAAGTCGCCAGTAATCGTTCATAACTCTGCAAATTTAAAAATAGCAGCCAAAAGAATTCTATGGGGAAAGCTCATCAATGCTGGCCAAACCTGTATCGCTCCTGATTACGTAATGGCTCATGAAGATATCGTCGATGAGCTCTGCGAAGTCTTTCGAAAGACCATCCTAGAATTTTACGGTGAAGATCCGATCCATAGCAAAGACTTTGGACGCATTATCAATGAGAAACATATGAATCGATTGGCTGCCATACTAGAGCATGATCGAGAAAAAATAATATTTGGCGGAGATCTCCATAGGGCGGAACGCTTTATTGCACCGACTCTATTAAAGGATATCACCTTAGAGGATATGTCTATGAAAGAGGAATTATTTGGTCCCATTCTGCCAATCATGAGCTATAGAACCATGGATGATATTAAGACGTGCATTGCTGCAAACCCGAAGCCGTTGGCGCTCTATGTATTTTCTGAAGATGCATCCTTTAGCGAAGATATCATCACTCGTTTTTCCTTCGGTGGCGGATGTGTGAACGATACGATTTTACACGTTGCATCCAACTACCTTCCATTCGGTGGCGTCGGCACCTCTGGCATTGGCAGATACCACGGTAAAAGCAGCTTTCATACCTTTACTTACGAAAAAAGCATCGTGAAAAAGTCTTCTAAAATAGATATGACCCTTCTTTTTCCACCATACAAAAACAAGTTCAATCTGGTTAAAAAACTTATTCGATAA
- a CDS encoding patatin-like phospholipase family protein — MLGLALEGGGAKGAYHIGVVKALLEEGYQFGGITGTSIGALNGAVIAQGDFEKVYELWENLDFSHVFDIDDLHYKKLKKMNIDKGTLVELATKAKKVIERGGLDTSKMQRIIESIIDEEKLRKSEVDFGLVTVSFPDLKPVEIYKEDIPEGKIVDYLLASANLPVFEPKKIEDKYYIDGGFYDNCPINLLAEKGYKEIIAVRTLGVGIVKSIKYPDVQVIDITPSENLGGILEFDRNIIQLNLKMGYYDAMRHIKKLAGSRYYFYKENMNEDMIFHRLLSIPDERICSLGKLFGIKEMPPKRMLFEKIMPKVVHMLGLEATATYEDIVLSLLEFIAGEEEIDKYQVRYIDDFIKTIKESLITGNNGKYEEQPKIPGLYTKKYKLLKVAKEICDSACFD; from the coding sequence GTGTTAGGTCTTGCATTAGAAGGTGGTGGCGCAAAAGGAGCATACCATATCGGTGTAGTGAAAGCATTGTTAGAGGAAGGGTATCAATTTGGCGGCATTACTGGAACCTCAATTGGTGCATTAAATGGCGCAGTCATAGCCCAAGGTGATTTTGAAAAGGTCTATGAACTTTGGGAGAACTTAGATTTTTCTCACGTGTTCGATATCGATGATTTGCACTATAAAAAGTTGAAGAAAATGAATATTGATAAAGGGACTCTCGTTGAATTGGCTACGAAAGCAAAAAAGGTCATAGAGCGTGGGGGCTTGGATACCAGTAAAATGCAAAGAATAATAGAAAGTATCATCGATGAAGAAAAGCTTCGGAAATCAGAAGTGGATTTTGGTCTGGTAACGGTGTCTTTTCCAGATCTAAAGCCAGTGGAGATCTATAAGGAAGACATTCCAGAGGGAAAAATTGTAGACTATTTGTTGGCCAGTGCAAATCTACCAGTATTTGAGCCGAAAAAGATAGAGGATAAATACTATATCGATGGTGGGTTCTACGATAATTGTCCCATCAACCTTTTAGCGGAAAAAGGTTACAAGGAGATTATTGCGGTTAGAACCTTAGGCGTTGGCATTGTGAAAAGTATCAAATATCCAGATGTTCAAGTGATAGACATTACGCCCTCTGAAAATCTAGGCGGAATATTAGAATTTGATCGGAATATAATTCAATTGAATTTAAAGATGGGCTACTATGATGCCATGCGGCATATCAAGAAGCTGGCAGGAAGTAGGTATTATTTTTACAAGGAAAATATGAATGAGGATATGATATTTCATAGATTGTTATCGATCCCAGATGAAAGAATATGTTCCCTAGGTAAATTGTTTGGCATCAAAGAGATGCCACCGAAAAGAATGTTATTTGAAAAAATTATGCCCAAGGTCGTACATATGCTGGGATTGGAGGCCACAGCTACCTATGAGGATATTGTTCTTAGTCTTTTAGAGTTCATTGCAGGAGAAGAGGAGATTGATAAATATCAGGTTCGTTATATAGATGATTTTATAAAAACAATTAAAGAATCCTTGATTACTGGAAATAACGGTAAATACGAAGAACAACCTAAAATACCAGGCCTCTATACAAAAAAATATAAACTTTTAAAAGTAGCAAAGGAGATTTGTGACTCTGCATGCTTTGATTAA